In Vanrija pseudolonga chromosome 4, complete sequence, a single window of DNA contains:
- the NDUFS8 gene encoding NADH dehydrogenase [ubiquinone] iron-sulfur protein 8, mitochondrial, translated as MSRPLARLGLTAPRAALSRPLLRTFASSAVRAAQPARKDEYANGPSAIDKAAQLFFFTEIFRGMWITLEQFFRPPYTIMYPFEKGPLSPRFRGEHALRRYANGEERCIACKLCEAICPAQAITIESEARVDGSRRTTRYDIDMTKCIYCGFCQEACPVDAIVETGNFEYTTETREELLYNKEKLLANGDRAEAEIAANLQADHFYR; from the exons ATGTCCCGCcctctcgcgcgcctcggcctcacggcgccgcgcgccgcgctgtcTCGCCCCTTGCTCCGGACCttcgcctcgagcgccgtgcgcgcggccCAGCCGGCCAGGAAGGACGAGTACGCCAACGGCCCCTCGGCCATCGACAAGGCGGCCCagctcttcttcttcaccGAGATCTTCCGCGGCATGTGGATCACGCTCGAGCAGTTCTTCCGCCCGCCCTACACGATCATGTACCCGTTCGAGAAGGGCCCGCTGTCCCCGCGGTTTAGGGGAGAGCACGCGCTGCGGCGCTATGCgaacggcgaggagcgctgTATTG caTGCAAGCTCTGCGAGGCCATCTGCCCCGCGCAGGCCATCACGATCGAGTCCGAGgcccgcgtcgacggctcGCGCAGAACAACCCGCTACGACATTGACATGACAAAGTGCATCTACTGCGGTTTCTGCCAGGAGGCGTGCCCTGTTGATGCCATTGTCGAGA CTGGCAACTTCGAGTACACGACCGAGACCCGCGAGGAGCTCCTGTACAACAAGGAGAAGCtcctcgccaacggcgaccgcgccgaggccgagattgCGGCCAACCTCCAGGCTGACCAC TTCTACCGATAA
- the COQ1 gene encoding putative hexaprenyl pyrophosphate synthase, mitochondrial, which yields MLSRASRAAACRLHAASSVRLAAAASSRATHSSAPRPSAAAAAVASSPTASASSWAAATESAHSVLVPPPVASSSKAGGRRADLDDPLAAITAEIGELKHSLYHMLGSSHPALDSVAKYYFNAEGKHLRPLLVLLISQATNGIAGDGWRKSLAKARQQVLTRTGGVDDSLTSAGGVLNDWNPESMGPELGGEMVFAQPYRISPAGSRPPPPPPITPSPFADLLATGGPDSPTILPTQRRLASIVEMIHVASLLHDDVIDASGLRRGEPSAPASFGNKLSILSGDFLLGRASVALSRLGSNEVVELMATTVANLVEGEVIQLRATAKPATEPTTAGFEEYMRKTYLKTASLMAKSARSAVVLGGCGSDSSLDTVWVKDVAYGFGRNLGIAFQLVDDMLDYSSSVDLGKPGSGADMRLGLATAPALFAWEEHPSLGPLIARKFSEQGDTEIALDLVNRSRGMERTAELARSFAGEARRLIELLPQNPARDALVGLTVKVVDRVK from the exons ATGCTTTCAAGGGCATcgagagcagcagcgtgccGCCTGCACGCGGCGTCTTCTGTCCGCCTCGCAGctgccgccagcagcagggcgacgcactcgtcggcgccgcgcccgtctgccgctgcggccgctgtcgccagctcgcccacggcgtcggcgagctcgtgggcTGCTGCCACCGAGTCGGCGCACTCGGTCCTCGTCCCCCCGCCTGTCGCATCCTCGTCTAAGGctggcggccggcgggcagacctcgacgacccccTCGCGGCGATCACGGCAGAGATTGGCGAGCTCAAGCACAGCCTGTACCACATGCTTGGGTCGAGCCaccccgcgctcgactcggtcgCAAAGTACTACTTCAACGCTGAGGGCAAGCATCTCCGCccgctgctcgtgctgcttATCAGCCAGGCGACGAACGGCATCGCCGGGGACGGCTGGAGGAAGTCGCTGGCCAAGGCCAGGCAACAGGTCTTGACGCGGACAGGCGGAGTCGACGACTCTCTGACAAGCGCGGGAGGCGTCCTCAACGACTGGAACCCCGAGTCGATGGGCCCCGAGCTTGGAGGCGAGATGGTCTTTGCCCAGCCCTACAGGATATCTCCTGCCGGAtcgcggcctcctcctcctccaccaaTCACTCCCTCTCCATTTGCCGACCTTCTCGCTACTGGTGGACCAGACAGCCCGACTATTCTGCCGACCCAGCGCCGGCTGGCCAGCATTGTCGAGATGATCCATGTCGCGTCGCTGCTGCACGACGATGTGATTGATGCCTCGGGCCTGCGTCGTGGTGAGCCCTCGGCACCAGCGTCGTTTGGCAACAAATTGTCGATTCTCTCCGGTGACTTCCTTCTCGGCCGTGCGTCCGTGGCCCTCTCGCGCCTCGGAAGcaacgaggtcgtcgagctcatggCCACGACGGTCGCCAaccttgtcgagggcgaggtcatTCAGCTCCGCGCCACTGCCAAGCCCGCGACCgagcccaccaccgccggctTTGAGGAGTACATGCGCAAGACGTACCTTAAGACGGCTAGTCTGATGGCCAAGAGTGCCCGCTCggctgtcgtcctcggtggcTGTGGCTCCGACTCGAGCCTCGACACAGTATGGGTCAAGGACGTGGCCTACGGTTTTGGTCGTAACCTTGGCATTGCTTTCCAG ctcgtcgacgacatgcTCGACTACTCATCATCCGTTGACCTCGGCAAGCCCGGTTCCGGTGCCGACatgcgcctcggcctcgcgacTGCCCCCGCCCTGTTTGCCTGGGAGGAGCACCCATCTCTGGGCCCCCTCATCGCCCGCAAGTTCTCCGAGCAGGGAGACACGGAGATTGCGCTTGACCTCGTCAACCGCAGCCGCGGCATGGAGCGgacggccgagctcgcgcgcagcttTGCTGGAGAAGCTCGCCGCCTCATCGAGCTGCTCCCTCAGAACCCCGCTCGAGACGCGCTTGTCGGCCTGACTGTCAAGGTTGTTGACCGCGTCAAGTAA